From the Candidatus Krumholzibacteriota bacterium genome, one window contains:
- the fliS gene encoding flagellar export chaperone FliS gives MVTTLEPAAGPPVNVAQAYSRINIETADQLSLITLLYDGLIRFLNQAKIKLENGESAHKDCSSARDIAHHLLHSTKDDGSEIAKNIRSLCFHMYREIIMADMERSAERIDNILPVAQNLRSGWAGLKKRETEKDANS, from the coding sequence ATGGTGACAACTCTTGAACCAGCTGCGGGACCTCCCGTAAACGTGGCCCAGGCTTACAGCCGAATCAATATCGAGACGGCGGATCAGCTTTCACTGATAACGCTTCTCTACGATGGATTGATCAGATTTCTCAACCAGGCGAAAATAAAACTGGAAAATGGAGAAAGCGCGCATAAAGATTGCAGTAGTGCTCGTGACATCGCCCATCATCTGCTCCATTCAACGAAAGATGACGGAAGCGAGATCGCAAAGAATATCAGGTCGTTATGCTTTCATATGTACAGGGAGATAATAATGGCCGATATGGAAAGATCTGCCGAAAGAATAGATAATATTCTTCCAGTCGCCCAGAACCTGAGATCGGGTTGGGCGGGATTGAAGAAGAGGGAAACGGAAAAAGATGCAAACAGCTAA
- the fliD gene encoding flagellar filament capping protein FliD gives MAGVGGISGLVSGLDTADIISKLIDLERRPIYALQERISRNLELRGAYETLEANLEALKIDSRDLYRRDRFLSFSALSTNEDIITAQAGSSAVRGSYTLSVSQLAQRHQIGSGIFSDKEAVSVGTGTITITNGTSSPVEITIDSSNNTLEKVAVAINDSGAGVQAVVVNIGGDDPSYKLIISGDDTGASQRIVIDEDLTGGTGLQMGSVGTAVEGTWTGSAVASALGNYTGNLDASFTFTVASGGGGTIGSDTIVLEYTDGGSNSGTITIPASYAAGTEIDVFGGLQISLAAGTVVEGDSFSVDVTSATIQAAVNAQFTLGSATGGGTPIMIQSATNTVTDLIDGVSLELISASAGSSVTINVGVDSSQMVENVDKFINRFNEVIRLFNNNFKYDEDLGQGGSLFGEVFAIRLNQAVRQKVTDVVQGLPQSLNNLTALGVSTNDDGTLTLDSSILGAAINEDPEAVVKLFTSSGTSTDADIQFMNSSSKTVPTYLSGADGYEVNITSAARRALQTGNTMTTPTSGAPLVIDSSNNRIKIILDGKETSDISVASGTYTSGEELASAVQNAINSDDSLGASTIIVEYVDDGGGTGHFEFTSTQYGSSSMIRFSVVEENSIYSSIGMTTGIETRGTDVAGTINGEEATGTGQYLTGKSGNEYTDGLRLLVTISAQQLAAEGQAQGTVTVSKGIATRLTEYITDLTDVEYGALTTKKTALEDVETSMKEQIEILQATIDLKERALFTQFVNLETALAEFQAQESFLTGMIDQLQGLMKFRTNK, from the coding sequence ATGGCTGGTGTGGGAGGAATAAGCGGACTGGTATCGGGCCTTGATACGGCCGATATAATCAGCAAGCTGATCGATCTTGAAAGAAGGCCGATCTACGCGCTTCAGGAGAGGATATCGCGTAACCTCGAACTCAGGGGAGCGTACGAGACCCTTGAAGCGAACCTCGAAGCGCTGAAGATAGATTCGAGGGATCTTTACAGGCGTGACAGGTTCCTCAGTTTCAGCGCCTTATCTACGAACGAGGATATTATTACCGCGCAGGCCGGGTCTTCCGCCGTCAGGGGCAGCTACACTCTCAGCGTCTCCCAGCTGGCGCAGCGCCACCAGATCGGGTCGGGTATCTTCAGCGACAAGGAAGCGGTAAGCGTTGGGACCGGAACGATAACGATAACAAACGGGACATCTTCACCTGTGGAGATCACGATAGACTCGAGCAACAATACGCTTGAGAAGGTCGCCGTGGCGATCAATGACTCTGGCGCCGGCGTGCAGGCTGTCGTTGTGAATATCGGCGGCGATGATCCATCATATAAACTGATAATTTCGGGAGACGACACGGGCGCCTCGCAGAGGATCGTCATAGATGAAGACCTCACCGGAGGAACCGGGCTCCAGATGGGGTCGGTAGGAACGGCGGTCGAAGGGACATGGACAGGAAGCGCTGTCGCCTCGGCGCTCGGTAATTACACAGGCAACCTCGACGCTTCTTTCACCTTCACTGTCGCTTCGGGCGGTGGAGGGACCATTGGAAGCGATACCATAGTACTTGAATATACCGATGGAGGAAGTAATTCCGGGACGATAACTATCCCTGCTTCCTACGCAGCCGGGACGGAGATCGATGTCTTCGGCGGGTTGCAGATATCCCTGGCGGCGGGAACTGTCGTTGAAGGGGATTCATTTTCCGTCGACGTCACATCAGCGACGATACAGGCTGCCGTGAACGCGCAATTCACCCTCGGCAGCGCGACAGGCGGGGGCACGCCGATAATGATCCAGAGCGCGACAAATACAGTGACGGATCTTATTGACGGGGTCAGCCTGGAACTGATATCGGCTTCGGCGGGAAGTTCAGTGACGATAAATGTCGGAGTCGATTCTTCACAGATGGTCGAGAATGTCGACAAGTTCATCAACCGGTTCAATGAAGTGATCAGACTGTTTAACAATAACTTTAAATATGATGAGGACCTCGGTCAAGGAGGTTCTCTTTTTGGCGAGGTATTCGCTATCCGGCTCAATCAGGCGGTCAGGCAGAAGGTCACCGATGTCGTCCAGGGATTGCCGCAGAGCCTTAACAACCTTACCGCTCTCGGAGTCAGTACGAACGATGACGGGACTCTGACCCTTGACAGTTCCATTCTCGGCGCGGCGATAAATGAGGACCCCGAAGCGGTTGTAAAGCTCTTTACTTCAAGCGGGACCTCGACCGACGCCGATATCCAGTTCATGAATTCATCGTCGAAGACAGTGCCGACATATCTCTCTGGCGCTGACGGATATGAAGTGAACATCACATCCGCCGCCAGGCGGGCCCTCCAGACGGGGAACACGATGACGACGCCCACCTCCGGGGCGCCTCTTGTAATCGATTCATCGAACAACAGGATAAAGATCATTCTCGACGGCAAGGAGACATCGGATATCTCCGTTGCTTCAGGGACTTACACCTCAGGTGAAGAACTGGCTTCCGCGGTCCAGAATGCCATCAACAGCGACGATTCTCTCGGCGCGTCGACGATTATCGTCGAGTACGTCGATGACGGTGGAGGAACAGGTCATTTCGAATTCACATCGACCCAGTACGGGTCGTCTTCAATGATCAGGTTCAGCGTCGTCGAGGAAAATTCGATTTATTCCTCGATCGGTATGACGACAGGCATCGAGACAAGGGGGACCGATGTCGCCGGAACGATAAACGGAGAAGAGGCGACGGGAACGGGCCAGTATCTTACGGGAAAATCAGGGAATGAATATACTGACGGCCTGAGGCTGCTTGTGACGATATCGGCTCAACAGCTGGCTGCAGAAGGCCAGGCGCAGGGTACGGTCACCGTCTCTAAGGGAATCGCAACCAGGTTGACGGAATACATCACCGATCTGACTGACGTCGAATATGGCGCTCTGACTACAAAGAAAACAGCTCTTGAGGATGTCGAGACCTCGATGAAGGAACAGATCGAGATCCTTCAGGCGACGATCGATCTGAAAGAAAGGGCTCTGTTCACTCAATTCGTGAACCTTGAGACGGCGCTGGCCGAATTCCAGGCCCAGGAATCGTTCCTGACCGGTATGATCGACCAGTTGCAGGGATTGATGAAGTTCAGAACAAACAAGTAG
- the flgC gene encoding flagellar basal body rod protein FlgC, with protein MIGTGIFRTLSISSAGLSVQRMRLDVIAENLANVETTRTEEGGPYRRKEVTITAVKDKPAGGSLAAGNFNDIFARRIGIEIDQRSSANASRRPEGEITRDETTPLTLKYDPGHPDADEKGIVSMPNVNVIDEMVDMITATRAYEANVTAIQAAKDMFNNAIDI; from the coding sequence ATGATCGGAACAGGAATATTCAGGACTTTGAGCATTAGCTCGGCGGGGTTGTCGGTACAAAGGATGAGGCTCGATGTCATCGCCGAGAACCTGGCCAACGTCGAGACGACGAGAACGGAAGAGGGCGGTCCGTACAGGCGCAAAGAGGTCACGATAACGGCTGTGAAGGATAAGCCGGCCGGAGGAAGCCTCGCTGCTGGAAATTTTAATGATATTTTCGCCCGCAGGATCGGGATCGAAATCGATCAGAGGTCTTCAGCGAATGCGTCGCGCAGGCCCGAGGGTGAGATCACCAGGGACGAGACGACTCCGCTGACTCTGAAATACGATCCCGGCCATCCCGACGCCGACGAGAAAGGGATCGTATCGATGCCGAACGTCAACGTCATCGATGAAATGGTCGACATGATCACGGCGACCAGGGCTTATGAAGCGAACGTGACCGCTATCCAGGCGGCAAAGGATATGTTCAATAACGCTATTGATATATAA
- a CDS encoding flagellin has protein sequence MSFRISHNISSINALRNLSKTEFSVSRSLERLSSGLRVNRGADDPAGLVISESMRAQLSGVRQAIENAETATAMIQTAEGAMNEIHTLLNSIRELAIHAANTGANDAVMLAADQDEIDNAIATIDRIADQTQFGVKKLLDGSSGVIGTTTDATVSFYDATEASISGTYAIVITTQAEQAQATAGTAQTAVLGVNETLTINGVSVALVSGMTQNQVVDQINTYSSSTGATAAVVGGTLTITSQGYGANVNASVVSNVAAATTSTGVGTTVVTDAGVDIAGTIGGLAATGLGKVLTGDSGLATEGVAISTDHAVGAAGSITISNNSLVFQVGANKNQTVTITLNRMSTSGIGTGVIGNLFASLSEISVLSSDQAQDSIEIIDKAIQQVSKKRGELGVFQKNTLESSSANLAIAEENLVAAESVIRDTDFAQEMAELTKNQILLQSGTAMLVQANQIPQVVLQLLQQ, from the coding sequence ATGAGTTTCAGAATAAGTCACAACATCAGCAGTATCAACGCGCTTAGAAACCTCAGCAAGACGGAATTCTCAGTGTCCAGGTCGCTCGAGAGGCTCAGTTCAGGCCTCAGGGTTAACAGGGGAGCGGATGATCCCGCTGGCCTGGTAATTTCGGAAAGTATGAGAGCGCAGCTCTCGGGCGTCAGGCAGGCTATTGAAAACGCCGAGACAGCCACCGCGATGATCCAGACCGCGGAGGGAGCGATGAACGAGATACATACGCTCCTTAACAGTATCAGGGAACTGGCGATCCACGCAGCTAACACCGGCGCTAACGACGCGGTCATGCTCGCAGCCGATCAGGACGAGATCGACAACGCGATCGCAACGATCGACAGGATCGCCGACCAGACGCAGTTCGGCGTGAAAAAGCTTCTTGACGGTTCCAGCGGCGTGATCGGTACGACGACTGACGCGACAGTCAGTTTCTACGACGCCACCGAAGCGTCGATCTCCGGTACGTACGCGATCGTGATCACGACGCAGGCCGAACAGGCCCAGGCGACAGCCGGTACGGCTCAGACAGCCGTCCTTGGAGTGAACGAGACGCTTACGATCAATGGCGTGAGCGTCGCCCTCGTCTCTGGAATGACACAGAACCAGGTCGTTGATCAGATCAACACGTATTCTTCCTCGACGGGAGCCACGGCGGCGGTCGTCGGTGGAACGCTTACGATCACGTCTCAGGGGTATGGAGCGAACGTGAATGCTTCCGTCGTGTCGAATGTCGCCGCGGCGACGACGAGCACGGGTGTCGGTACTACAGTCGTCACCGACGCCGGAGTCGATATAGCCGGTACGATAGGCGGACTCGCAGCTACCGGGCTCGGCAAAGTCCTGACGGGCGATTCCGGTCTCGCGACTGAAGGAGTCGCTATCTCGACCGATCACGCCGTCGGAGCTGCCGGTTCGATAACGATAAGCAACAATTCGCTCGTCTTCCAGGTCGGGGCCAACAAGAACCAGACGGTGACGATAACCCTGAACCGTATGTCGACAAGTGGAATCGGGACTGGAGTGATCGGGAATCTTTTCGCGAGCCTTTCGGAGATATCGGTGCTTTCGTCCGATCAGGCGCAGGATTCCATCGAGATCATCGACAAGGCTATCCAGCAGGTATCGAAGAAGCGAGGGGAACTCGGCGTGTTCCAGAAGAATACTCTGGAAAGCAGCAGCGCCAACCTGGCGATCGCCGAAGAGAATCTTGTCGCCGCCGAATCGGTGATCCGTGATACGGATTTCGCGCAGGAGATGGCTGAATTGACAAAGAACCAGATACTCCTTCAGTCGGGGACGGCGATGCTCGTCCAGGCGAACCAGATACCGCAGGTAGTATTGCAGCTGCTTCAGCAGTAA
- the fliG gene encoding flagellar motor switch protein FliG, which yields MERMMAQKAKRVADDISGLRKSAILLISLGEEVSSKIFKKLSDYNIEALSAEIAQTGTVTAEEKQKVLEEFYEMMSLRGYISQGGLSFAENVLRKALGDTKTERMLNRVMGFGEGSSFEMLRKVEPLTLANFLKNEHVQTIALVLANLDPALTGPVLAKLSPDIQSDVAYRIATMDKPNPEMLKSIEEVLAKHISSEFEQVRGSVGGTKSVADALNEIDSELWQDILEGVEDIDPDVAQEVKNNMFVFKDIELLDNRSIQEVLKEVESKELAIALKASSDVIKDMIFSNMSKRAAEGLKEEIEYLGPMRLVEVEAMQQRVADVVRNLEGEGRIVIAGRGGTTSVIVE from the coding sequence ATGGAACGGATGATGGCGCAGAAAGCAAAAAGAGTTGCCGATGATATATCAGGCTTAAGAAAATCGGCGATACTGCTTATCTCTCTCGGCGAAGAGGTATCGAGCAAGATATTCAAGAAACTCTCCGACTATAATATCGAAGCGCTCAGCGCCGAGATCGCCCAGACGGGGACTGTGACCGCCGAGGAAAAACAGAAGGTTCTCGAGGAGTTCTACGAGATGATGAGCCTGAGGGGGTATATCTCCCAGGGAGGGTTGAGCTTTGCCGAGAATGTGCTGAGAAAGGCTCTCGGTGATACAAAGACGGAGAGGATGCTCAACAGGGTGATGGGTTTTGGAGAGGGGAGTTCGTTCGAGATGCTTCGAAAGGTCGAACCGCTGACCCTGGCGAATTTCCTCAAGAACGAACATGTCCAGACGATAGCCCTTGTCCTTGCCAACCTTGATCCCGCCCTGACGGGACCTGTCCTGGCTAAACTCTCTCCCGATATCCAGTCTGACGTGGCATACCGTATCGCTACCATGGATAAACCGAATCCTGAGATGTTAAAGTCTATAGAAGAAGTACTTGCGAAACATATCTCAAGTGAATTCGAGCAAGTCAGGGGGTCGGTCGGGGGGACGAAGTCTGTCGCTGACGCTCTCAACGAGATAGATTCGGAGCTGTGGCAGGACATCCTCGAAGGGGTCGAAGATATCGATCCCGATGTCGCCCAGGAAGTAAAGAACAACATGTTCGTCTTCAAGGACATCGAGCTTCTCGATAACAGGAGCATCCAGGAAGTCCTCAAGGAAGTCGAAAGCAAGGAACTGGCGATAGCCCTGAAAGCGTCAAGCGATGTTATCAAGGATATGATCTTTTCCAATATGTCGAAGAGGGCTGCCGAGGGGCTCAAGGAAGAGATCGAGTATCTCGGGCCGATGAGGCTGGTCGAGGTCGAAGCGATGCAGCAGCGTGTCGCCGACGTTGTCAGGAACCTCGAGGGAGAAGGCAGGATAGTAATCGCCGGTAGAGGCGGAACCACTTCAGTGATCGTCGAATAA
- a CDS encoding flagellar protein FlaG, producing the protein MEIKYNDPSVRAGSDSASRQKAAIEAKKFELKVRKLNPALEKAIDRTRLENREKKSTVQQVDHSVSEKHSVETRELAYKKHPGTNKYYVRVQDAETKEIVREIPPPEELDRIARLVKYLQANFGI; encoded by the coding sequence ATGGAAATAAAATATAATGATCCTTCCGTAAGAGCAGGTTCAGACAGCGCGTCCCGGCAGAAAGCCGCCATCGAGGCGAAAAAATTTGAATTGAAGGTAAGGAAACTCAACCCCGCCCTCGAGAAAGCGATAGACAGGACCAGGCTGGAGAACAGGGAAAAAAAGAGCACTGTCCAGCAGGTCGATCACAGCGTCAGTGAAAAGCATTCTGTCGAAACGCGTGAACTCGCGTATAAGAAGCATCCAGGTACAAACAAATACTATGTCAGGGTGCAGGACGCGGAGACTAAGGAGATCGTCCGCGAGATCCCTCCTCCGGAAGAACTCGACCGGATCGCCAGGCTAGTCAAGTATCTACAGGCGAATTTCGGTATCTGA
- the fliF gene encoding flagellar M-ring protein FliF — MDDDRFVDKRERKLAGMDETLGRLQGAWDSFGFSQKIIVSGIVLAVVVSLIVFSIWIREPGYSVLFTELDLTSAGEVTQELEQRGVEYKVTRGGTTVLVAADNVAELRVSLASSGIMPADLPGMELFDEQELGVTDFVQNINLKRALEGELSKTIGGLTVVDKARVHLVFPKESIFKDKGREATASVVVRLKRAQKLSKSQILGITNLVANSVEGLHAGKITIIDQSGNILSSSADDSGAGMINSQIEVKRTIESYLAGKAEEMLETVLGSGKAVVRVNAKLDFRAIETTREVFDPQTVVRSENSSEESNTVDGSRSENSTTNYDINRTVETIGNSGGGIDHLTVAVTVDGHYAEGEGGQRGEYIPLTEDELNELEGIVKGAVGFDETRNDVINIVNLQFHSGDYPATSFETPLVEWLPGLVGKLAVMAILVFLFLLFRKHVGQLFTQSNGFSPFRAGPVVRGGAGSGAMVPPMSNEASLEERTRDISGNDPEQVAKLVQTWMAED; from the coding sequence GTGGATGACGACAGGTTCGTCGACAAGAGGGAGAGAAAATTGGCAGGAATGGATGAGACACTGGGAAGACTGCAGGGAGCCTGGGACAGTTTCGGCTTCAGTCAGAAGATCATCGTTTCGGGCATTGTCCTGGCGGTGGTAGTGAGTCTGATAGTCTTTTCCATCTGGATAAGAGAGCCGGGGTACTCGGTGCTTTTCACCGAACTCGACCTGACAAGCGCGGGAGAAGTGACGCAGGAACTCGAACAGAGAGGCGTCGAATACAAGGTCACGCGCGGTGGGACCACGGTCCTCGTCGCGGCCGATAATGTCGCTGAACTTCGAGTAAGCCTTGCCTCTTCCGGGATCATGCCGGCCGATCTTCCAGGGATGGAGCTCTTCGACGAGCAGGAACTCGGCGTTACCGATTTCGTTCAGAATATTAATCTAAAGAGGGCGCTTGAAGGAGAGCTTTCCAAGACGATAGGGGGGCTGACCGTTGTCGACAAGGCGAGGGTGCACCTCGTCTTTCCAAAAGAGAGCATATTCAAGGACAAGGGCAGGGAGGCGACAGCCTCGGTGGTTGTAAGATTGAAGCGGGCCCAGAAACTTAGCAAATCGCAGATCCTCGGGATAACAAATCTCGTCGCGAACAGCGTCGAGGGTCTTCACGCCGGAAAGATCACGATCATAGACCAGTCGGGCAATATCCTTTCGAGCTCCGCTGACGACAGCGGAGCGGGGATGATAAATTCCCAGATAGAGGTAAAAAGGACTATAGAGAGCTACCTGGCCGGCAAGGCCGAAGAGATGCTCGAAACTGTCCTCGGTTCCGGGAAAGCGGTCGTCAGGGTCAACGCGAAGCTCGATTTCAGGGCGATCGAGACGACCCGCGAGGTATTCGATCCGCAGACGGTGGTGAGAAGCGAGAACTCCTCGGAAGAAAGCAACACCGTCGACGGATCGAGGAGTGAGAATTCGACGACGAATTACGATATAAACAGGACCGTCGAGACGATCGGCAACAGCGGCGGAGGGATAGACCATCTGACCGTGGCTGTGACGGTGGACGGCCATTACGCAGAGGGAGAGGGAGGCCAGAGAGGCGAGTATATACCTCTTACCGAGGATGAACTGAACGAACTCGAGGGAATCGTCAAGGGAGCGGTGGGGTTCGACGAAACGAGGAACGACGTGATCAATATCGTCAACCTGCAGTTTCATTCGGGCGATTACCCGGCGACCTCTTTCGAGACGCCACTGGTTGAATGGCTTCCCGGGCTGGTAGGCAAGCTCGCGGTCATGGCGATCCTCGTATTCCTGTTTCTTCTCTTCAGAAAGCATGTAGGGCAGCTTTTCACGCAGAGCAATGGGTTCAGCCCGTTCAGGGCCGGACCGGTGGTACGGGGAGGAGCGGGATCGGGCGCGATGGTCCCTCCGATGTCGAATGAAGCCTCCCTGGAAGAGAGGACGAGAGATATTTCAGGTAATGATCCCGAGCAGGTCGCCAAGCTGGTTCAGACCTGGATGGCTGAAGACTAA
- a CDS encoding flagellar biosynthesis anti-sigma factor FlgM yields MKINNIRYNKLDDMTGKKEVEKNATKESPVMESSEKKRSTISTNDLSKTGKLISKAWMKLDSITEVREEKIAEIKAKLADGYYDSDEVKEETVARLAEHLKRITDR; encoded by the coding sequence ATGAAGATCAATAATATCAGGTATAACAAACTCGACGATATGACGGGGAAGAAAGAAGTGGAGAAGAACGCCACAAAGGAATCTCCAGTCATGGAATCGAGCGAAAAGAAGAGATCGACGATCTCTACGAACGATCTTTCAAAGACCGGCAAGCTGATATCGAAAGCATGGATGAAGCTCGACAGTATCACGGAAGTCCGTGAAGAGAAGATAGCCGAGATCAAGGCAAAACTCGCCGATGGTTATTACGACAGCGATGAAGTAAAGGAAGAGACTGTCGCCAGGCTTGCCGAGCACCTCAAACGGATCACCGACAGATAA
- a CDS encoding flagellin yields the protein MSFRINHNLSSINALRNLGNTESVVAKSLERLSSGLRVNRGADDPAGLVISQNMRAQISGIQQAIENAETATAMIQTAEGAMNEIHNLLNNIRELTIHAANTGANDSVMLSADQDEIDNAISTINRIAAQAQFGTKKLLDGSSGMSGTVTDSEVTFMDATVDTTEGTYALVVTTAAAQAHATAGTGQTAVLGATETLTVNGVSISLAAGLSQAQVVTEINTYNSSTGATASVVGGALTITTDGYGSNETASVVSNVAAATTSTGVGTTVITDDGVDIAGTIGGLAATGNGLVLTGDTGLATAGLAISTAHAAGAAGSVTVIDNSLVFQVGANKNQTVTIALNALSASNLGTNVTGNSFNNLGELSVLTAAGAQDSIEIIDQAIQQVSAKRGELGVFQKNTLVSSAANLAIAEENLVAAESIIRDVDFASEMAELTKNQILLQSGTAMLVQANQIPQVVLQLLQ from the coding sequence ATGAGCTTCAGGATCAATCACAACCTTAGCTCGATCAACGCTCTGAGAAACCTGGGGAATACCGAATCGGTAGTCGCCAAGTCTCTGGAACGTTTGAGTTCAGGTCTTCGCGTAAACAGGGGTGCTGACGATCCCGCCGGTCTCGTGATTTCACAGAATATGAGGGCACAGATCAGTGGTATTCAGCAGGCGATCGAAAACGCCGAGACAGCTACCGCGATGATTCAGACTGCTGAGGGGGCAATGAACGAGATTCATAACCTGCTCAACAATATCCGAGAGCTGACCATCCACGCTGCCAACACCGGCGCCAACGACTCTGTTATGCTTTCAGCGGACCAGGACGAGATCGACAACGCAATCTCGACGATCAACAGGATCGCCGCCCAGGCTCAGTTCGGTACCAAGAAACTTCTCGACGGTTCGAGTGGTATGTCAGGTACTGTAACTGATTCTGAAGTCACATTCATGGACGCGACGGTAGACACTACCGAAGGCACCTATGCCCTAGTAGTCACCACCGCCGCCGCGCAGGCTCACGCCACGGCAGGTACCGGCCAGACGGCAGTCCTAGGCGCTACCGAGACGCTTACAGTCAACGGCGTAAGCATATCTCTCGCCGCTGGCCTGTCCCAGGCCCAGGTCGTCACGGAGATCAATACGTACAACTCTTCGACTGGAGCGACAGCTTCAGTGGTCGGCGGAGCTCTTACGATCACCACTGACGGCTATGGTTCCAATGAGACTGCTTCAGTCGTTTCGAACGTTGCCGCGGCTACGACAAGTACTGGCGTAGGCACGACTGTCATAACTGACGACGGTGTCGACATCGCCGGTACTATCGGCGGACTCGCTGCCACGGGAAACGGCCTCGTACTCACGGGTGACACCGGGCTGGCGACAGCCGGTCTCGCAATATCGACAGCTCATGCTGCCGGTGCCGCTGGATCCGTAACCGTGATAGACAATTCGCTGGTCTTCCAGGTCGGTGCTAACAAGAACCAGACGGTCACGATCGCTCTGAACGCTCTGTCAGCTTCGAACCTCGGAACGAACGTAACGGGGAACAGCTTCAATAACCTCGGTGAACTCAGCGTATTGACTGCTGCCGGAGCCCAGGATTCGATCGAAATCATCGACCAGGCGATCCAGCAGGTCTCCGCGAAACGAGGAGAACTCGGTGTGTTTCAGAAGAACACCCTCGTCAGTTCAGCCGCCAACCTGGCGATCGCTGAAGAGAACCTCGTCGCGGCTGAATCAATCATCCGTGACGTCGATTTCGCCAGCGAGATGGCCGAGTTGACAAAGAACCAGATCCTGCTCCAGTCTGGTACAGCCATGCTTGTGCAGGCGAACCAGATCCCTCAGGTCGTACTTCAGCTTCTTCAGTAA
- the fliE gene encoding flagellar hook-basal body complex protein FliE produces the protein MKIRPVDNPLIRRTYQQEAPRQSGGFDRILKTMVSETDMLQTRSASMSNAAISGQPVEAHSVMIAGEEARIAFDLMIAVRNKLIDAYRELMQMRM, from the coding sequence ATGAAAATCAGACCGGTAGACAATCCCCTGATCCGCAGGACCTATCAACAGGAGGCACCGAGGCAGAGCGGAGGATTTGACAGGATACTGAAGACCATGGTGAGCGAAACCGACATGCTTCAAACAAGGAGCGCTTCGATGTCGAACGCGGCGATATCCGGGCAGCCTGTCGAAGCTCATAGCGTAATGATAGCCGGAGAGGAAGCGAGGATCGCTTTCGATCTTATGATCGCCGTAAGGAACAAATTGATCGATGCCTACAGGGAACTCATGCAGATGAGGATGTAA
- the flgB gene encoding flagellar basal body rod protein FlgB — translation MISKNILPRTGLADFRRALDAYSVRQRVIAENIANVQTPGFRAKKVLFEENLNSAVSRRLKMTPVREPEGSIPIPVAGRSQVEVRNTDSGYFNGTNDVNMENEMTEIAKNTLAYKMVAKMTKSTIDMLRSAIAGKTR, via the coding sequence ATGATAAGTAAGAATATTCTTCCAAGGACGGGACTTGCTGATTTCAGGAGAGCCCTCGACGCCTATTCCGTGAGGCAGAGGGTCATCGCGGAAAATATCGCCAACGTCCAGACGCCCGGATTCAGGGCGAAAAAAGTACTCTTCGAGGAGAATCTCAACAGCGCCGTATCGCGCAGATTGAAGATGACCCCGGTTCGCGAGCCGGAAGGCTCGATCCCGATCCCGGTGGCGGGGAGAAGTCAGGTAGAGGTGAGGAATACAGACTCGGGATATTTCAACGGGACGAATGACGTAAATATGGAGAACGAGATGACGGAGATCGCCAAGAATACTCTGGCGTACAAGATGGTGGCGAAAATGACTAAAAGCACGATCGATATGCTGCGATCGGCTATAGCCGGAAAAACGAGATAG